The following proteins come from a genomic window of Bos mutus isolate GX-2022 chromosome 28, NWIPB_WYAK_1.1, whole genome shotgun sequence:
- the GPRIN2 gene encoding G protein-regulated inducer of neurite outgrowth 2, producing MRSSRPEPDAPEPLSAHPQPLSRSSSSLLGEGRGQRPEYRKRASSTVCQAQLGEAGTGAQVPEAEGQQAERVEQAQASSPQPQPSAMGHWRSSTVGNVSTVGSSDLCHPWDPSAAAVQRSHSDLARSTQTRGHSGAQKASLSCSALGSSPVHGAQLQPSSTSGQSGQTPEGLERDLAPEDKTSNSAWTLESQVWVPPAALGGTVTHSSSPKATGQSATTSCHALSPAALLCGMREVGASSCCHGLPAPGILAFPKLVASVSESRLQAHHGVKLQCRFSGGLPGHSHCCAHPWGPTGLAMEPSARTKDMWTMTSASDLAPVLASPLSAQDAGVQAAPKAVCKAVATSPPLEAPVALRVFPEVTLEPSLAEAPSPVRDVRWDAEGMTWEVYGAAVDPEVLGVAIQKHLEMQFEQLQRAPASEDSLSAEGRRGPLRAVMQSLRHPSCCGCSSAAPE from the coding sequence ATGAGATCCAGCCGTCCTGAGCCGGATGCCCCGGAACCCCTCAGTGCCCACCCTCAGCCCCTGTCCCGAAGTTCCTCCAGCCTGCTGGGCGAAGGCCGGGGGCAGAGGCCAGAGTATCGCAAGAGGGCCAGCAGCACTGTATGTCAGGCCCAGCTGGGCGAGGCCGGCACCGGTGCCCAGGTCCCGGAGGCGGAGGGGCAGCAGGCTGAGCGCGTGGAGCAGGCACAGGCCTCCAGCCCCCAGCCGCAGCCCAGTGCCATGGGCCACTGGCGTAGCAGCACTGTGGGCAACGTGTCCACCGTGGGCAGTAGTGACCTGTGTCATCCGTGGGACCCCAGCGCCGCCGCTGTGCAGAGGAGCCACTCGGACCTGGCTCGCAGCACCCAGACCCGGGGCCACAGTGGTGCTCAAAAGGCCAGCCTCAGCTGCTCAGCCCTGGGCAGCTCGCCTGTCCATGGGGCTCAGCTGCAGCCCAGCAGCACCTCTGGCCAGAGTGGCCAGACCCCTGAAGGCTTGGAAAGGGACCTGGCTCCGGAGGACAAGACTTCAAACTCAGCCTGGACACTGGAGAGTCAGGTGTGGGTGCCACCAGCTGCCTTGGGAGGCACAGTGACCCACAGCAGCAGCCCCAAAGCCACCGGCCAGTCGGCCACCACCTCCTGCCATGCTTTGTCTCCAGCAGCCCTGCTCTGTGGCATGAGGGAGGTGGGGGCCAGCAGCTGCTGCCATGGCTTGCCTGCCCCAGGGATTCTGGCCTTTCCCAAACTAGTGGCCTCAGTGAGTGAATCTAGGCTGCAGGCTCACCATGGGGTGAAACTCCAATGTAGGTTTTCTGGGGGGCTTCCTGGGCATTCCCACTGCTGTGCCCACCCTTGGGGTCCCACAGGGTTAGCCATGGAGCCTAGTGCCAGGACCAAGGACATGTGGACCATGACCTCAGCAAGTGACCTGGCCCCAGTCTTGGCTTCCCCTCTGTCAGCGCAGGATGCTGGTGTGCAAGCTGCCCCCAAGGCAGTCTGCAAGGCAGTGGCCACCAGTCCGCCTCTGGAAGCCCCTGTGGCCCTGCGCGTGTTCCCGGAGGTAACtctggagcccagcctggcagagGCGCCATCTCCTGTGCGGGACGTGCGATGGGACGCCGAGGGCATGACGTGGGAGGTGTACGGAGCTGCAGTGGACCCGGAGGTGCTCGGTGTGGCCATCCAGAAGCACCTAGAGATGCAGTTTGAGCAGCTGCAGCGGGCCCCTGCCAGCGAGGACAGCCTGTctgctgagggcaggagggggccGCTTCGAGCTGTCATGCAGTCCCTGCGGCACCCCAGCTGCTGTGGCTGCTCCAGTGCAGCCCCTGAGTGA